The following are from one region of the Sulfurimicrobium lacus genome:
- a CDS encoding cell division protein ZipA C-terminal FtsZ-binding domain-containing protein, translating into MNELQVYLLAIGVAAIFAVLGFNRWQEYKYRRQAEQRFPANRDDVLLAENSVPERLEPVLDTAPEEEEIEEIYTPDDVDFEQETPPAWTASETFEPEAATAADLPEEPLVEPVVRQAPHVQEIVAPQQTELAPDTATEYVITLNASDPITAHALVLILQQLKSVGKAVRWLGRRTQYDGWEEIAQASPSAEFVKLAACLQLADRNGPLQLDEVNAFCDMVQAVAANLYAVMDCPDKQAALVAAAELDRFCADVDVLIGVNVISKDGNPFAGTKLRGLAESAGMRLMPDGNFHYFDDKGAALFALGNLEPTPFSVEGMKHLSTHGVTFIFDVPKAAGGVQAFNQMLLAARQFTVPLSALMVDDNRKELSDTGIDKIRQQLVAIYATMERHGIHPGSSQASRLFA; encoded by the coding sequence ATGAACGAATTGCAAGTGTATTTGTTGGCCATCGGCGTAGCGGCGATTTTTGCCGTGCTGGGTTTCAACCGCTGGCAGGAGTACAAGTATCGGCGTCAGGCGGAGCAGCGTTTCCCTGCCAATCGCGACGACGTGCTGCTGGCGGAAAACAGCGTGCCCGAGCGTTTGGAGCCGGTGCTGGACACGGCTCCTGAGGAAGAAGAAATCGAAGAAATCTACACGCCGGACGACGTTGATTTCGAGCAGGAAACCCCTCCAGCCTGGACGGCGAGCGAAACGTTCGAACCCGAAGCTGCAACAGCGGCGGATCTGCCGGAAGAACCCTTGGTTGAACCGGTTGTCCGGCAGGCACCGCACGTTCAAGAAATCGTTGCGCCGCAGCAGACAGAACTCGCCCCCGATACTGCAACAGAATACGTCATCACCCTCAATGCCAGCGACCCCATCACCGCCCATGCACTGGTGCTGATACTGCAACAGCTGAAAAGCGTCGGCAAGGCGGTTCGCTGGCTCGGACGGCGCACCCAGTACGATGGCTGGGAGGAAATCGCTCAGGCCTCGCCCAGTGCCGAATTTGTCAAACTGGCCGCATGCCTCCAGCTGGCAGACCGCAACGGCCCCCTCCAGCTCGACGAGGTCAATGCTTTTTGCGACATGGTACAAGCCGTGGCGGCCAATCTCTACGCGGTGATGGATTGCCCGGACAAGCAGGCCGCGCTTGTTGCAGCGGCGGAACTGGACCGGTTCTGCGCCGACGTGGACGTGCTGATCGGGGTAAATGTCATTTCCAAGGACGGCAACCCCTTTGCCGGCACCAAGCTGCGCGGTCTGGCCGAATCGGCCGGGATGCGCCTGATGCCGGACGGAAATTTCCATTACTTCGACGACAAGGGCGCCGCGCTTTTCGCGCTCGGCAACCTGGAGCCCACGCCATTTTCTGTCGAAGGCATGAAGCATCTGTCCACCCACGGTGTGACATTCATCTTCGACGTGCCCAAGGCTGCCGGGGGGGTCCAGGCCTTCAACCAGATGCTGCTGGCCGCACGGCAGTTCACGGTACCGTTGTCGGCCCTGATGGTGGACGATAACCGCAAGGAACTCAGCGACACCGGCATCGACAAAATCCGCCAGCAACTGGTGGCCATATACGCCACGATGGAACGGCACGGCATTCATCCCGGCAGTTCGCAAGCCAGCAGACTGTTCGCCTGA